A genome region from Thermogemmata fonticola includes the following:
- a CDS encoding Gfo/Idh/MocA family protein: MGTSPETIGVGFIGAGDVSVLHARAVQKCPGARLVGLWNRSADRAEQRAREFGCRTYATPEELVQDPAIDAVFVLTNLETHLTYTELALRAGKHVLVEKPVGVNVAEIARMRDLAQAQKRVCMPGHNYIYEASMQRTRELVASGDLGRIVSCYVLYNIHHPEEVARRYPGVVRQILTHHSYILLYLVGRPVEISAMKAVLHYQTYTEEDIAMVQMRLENGALAHFCASFAADDHSGDPWTVLVKVIGTGGSTRYSYRDHVEIKPGLVHSQTYTAYQGSITNEVYHFLHRCIRQGEAPLSTLEDAITAQKMIEAIEESIRTGRHVSLS; encoded by the coding sequence GCGCGCCTGGTGGGCTTGTGGAACCGCTCGGCGGACCGGGCCGAGCAGCGGGCGCGGGAGTTCGGCTGCCGCACCTATGCCACGCCGGAAGAACTGGTGCAGGACCCGGCCATCGACGCCGTCTTCGTCCTGACCAATCTGGAAACCCACCTGACCTACACGGAGCTAGCGTTGCGGGCCGGCAAGCATGTGCTGGTGGAAAAGCCGGTCGGGGTGAACGTGGCGGAGATCGCCCGCATGCGGGACTTGGCCCAGGCGCAGAAACGGGTGTGCATGCCCGGCCACAATTACATCTACGAAGCCAGCATGCAGCGGACCCGCGAGCTGGTCGCCAGCGGGGACCTGGGGCGGATCGTCTCCTGCTATGTGCTTTACAATATCCACCATCCCGAAGAGGTGGCCCGGCGCTACCCCGGCGTCGTCCGCCAGATTTTGACCCATCACTCCTACATTCTGCTCTATCTGGTGGGCCGACCGGTGGAAATCTCGGCCATGAAGGCGGTCCTGCATTACCAAACCTACACGGAAGAAGACATTGCTATGGTGCAGATGCGCCTGGAAAATGGCGCCCTGGCCCACTTCTGCGCCAGCTTCGCCGCGGATGACCACTCCGGCGATCCCTGGACCGTGCTGGTCAAAGTCATCGGTACCGGCGGCAGCACCCGCTATAGCTACCGCGACCATGTCGAGATCAAGCCCGGCCTGGTCCACTCCCAGACCTACACCGCCTACCAGGGGTCGATCACCAACGAGGTCTATCACTTCCTTCACCGCTGCATCCGGCAGGGGGAAGCGCCCCTGTCCACCCTGGAGGACGCCATCACGGCGCAGAAGATGATCGAAGCGATCGAGGAGTCGATCCGCACCGGGCGGCATGTGTCTCTGAGCTAA